One genomic region from Coriobacteriia bacterium encodes:
- a CDS encoding helix-turn-helix domain-containing protein — protein METLGERLSTERRKAGKSVVDVEASTNIRCGLIEALENGDYARLPSPVYVRGYIRSYAKFLELPAEPFLRLYEEETGETQAPSPVGELPADQVVPRREQAHALPMRTAAVIAALVAGLALAVWGASRALSGPGEPPPVPPKADGGAPAVPTSTPLPADTPVSPAPSAQATEPAEGEDGGFTLTIEVARGSASWMLVTLDGERVHVGTVRGPETLKWEVSEEARVSQIGKPSALTIKRDGEPVAIPPSAGVPEVTLRAGG, from the coding sequence GTGGAGACGCTCGGAGAGCGCCTCTCGACGGAGCGGCGCAAGGCCGGCAAGTCCGTCGTGGACGTGGAGGCGTCCACGAACATCCGCTGCGGGCTGATCGAGGCGCTCGAGAACGGCGACTATGCGCGCCTGCCCTCTCCCGTGTACGTTCGCGGATACATCCGGAGCTACGCCAAGTTCCTCGAGCTCCCCGCCGAGCCGTTCCTTCGCCTCTACGAGGAGGAGACCGGGGAGACGCAGGCCCCGAGCCCCGTCGGAGAGCTCCCCGCCGACCAGGTCGTCCCCCGCCGAGAGCAGGCCCATGCCCTGCCGATGCGCACGGCCGCGGTGATCGCGGCGCTCGTCGCGGGCCTCGCGCTGGCCGTATGGGGCGCCTCCCGCGCGCTCTCCGGTCCGGGCGAGCCCCCGCCCGTGCCGCCCAAGGCCGACGGCGGCGCGCCGGCTGTGCCGACCTCGACCCCCCTGCCGGCCGACACGCCGGTGTCGCCCGCGCCCTCCGCCCAGGCGACCGAGCCCGCCGAGGGCGAGGACGGCGGCTTCACGCTGACGATCGAGGTCGCCCGCGGGAGCGCCTCGTGGATGCTGGTCACCCTCGACGGGGAGAGGGTCCACGTGGGCACCGTCCGGGGTCCGGAGACGCTGAAGTGGGAGGTCTCCGAGGAGGCGCGTGTATCCCAGATAGGCAAGCCTTCGGCCCTCACGATCAAGCGCGACGGGGAACCGGTGGCGATACCGCCGAGCGCCGGTGTGCCGGAAGTGACGTTGCGAGCCGGCGGCTGA
- a CDS encoding YajQ family cyclic di-GMP-binding protein, protein MAKDQSFDVVSQTDMQEVDNAVQQTSRELAQRYDLKDTGSSIVLSRAEATITISTPSDFVLRQVRDVLDTKLIRRGIDLKAVSWGPEQAASGGTVRVVGDVVTGIEADLARRINKDIRDRKFKGVKVQIEGDKLRVFSPKRDELQEVITFLKQQEYGIPLQYVNYR, encoded by the coding sequence GTGGCCAAGGACCAGAGCTTCGACGTCGTCTCACAGACCGACATGCAGGAGGTCGACAACGCCGTCCAGCAGACCTCGCGAGAGCTGGCCCAGCGATACGACCTGAAGGACACGGGCTCGAGCATCGTCCTGTCCAGGGCGGAGGCGACGATCACCATCTCCACGCCGAGCGATTTCGTGCTCCGCCAGGTCCGCGACGTGCTCGATACGAAGCTCATCCGCCGCGGCATCGACCTGAAGGCGGTGTCGTGGGGGCCCGAGCAGGCCGCGTCCGGCGGCACGGTGCGCGTGGTCGGCGACGTCGTCACCGGCATCGAGGCGGACCTGGCCCGCAGGATCAACAAGGACATCCGCGACCGGAAGTTCAAGGGCGTGAAGGTGCAGATCGAAGGCGACAAGCTGCGCGTCTTCTCGCCCAAGCGCGACGAGCTCCAAGAGGTCATCACGTTCCTGAAGCAGCAGGAGTACGGGATCCCGCTGCAGTACGTGAACTACCGCTGA